Proteins from a genomic interval of Diprion similis isolate iyDipSimi1 chromosome 10, iyDipSimi1.1, whole genome shotgun sequence:
- the LOC124411560 gene encoding filamin-A isoform X5 produces MFWEQPEEVVTTWQELSTYYCAWLKTVTYSEFDRAEKPICYAQISIKDEAEEAKGPGLDFLPLIFQSIFHVETKKAEVKMPSGNVDKPEVEDNRDGTVSVKYAPREEGLHEVYIKFNGEHVQGSPFKFHVDSLSSGYVTAYGAGLSHGVCGEPGNFTISTKGAGAGGLSLAVEGPSKAEISCHDNKDGTVSVSYLPTAPGEYKISVKFADKHIKGSPYVAKITGEGRKRNQISVGSSSEVTLPGKVSDEDIRALNASITAPSGLEEPAFLKKLPSGNMCVSFTPRESGAHTVAVKRMGKHIPNSPFKIDVKEREVGDAKKVKISGNALKEGQTHVDNTFSIDTRNAGFGGLSLSMEGPSKAEIQCKDNDDGTLNISYKPTEPGYYIMNLKFADHHVEGSPFTVKVSGEGSNRQREKIQRQREAVPITEVGSQCKLTFKMPGITSFDLAATVTSPGGVTEDAEIKEVEDGLYAVAFVPKELGVHTVSVRYKEMHIPGSPFQFTVGPLRDGGAHRVHAGGPGLERGEQGQPCEFNIWTREAGAGTLAVSVEGPSKAQIDFKDRKDGSCYVSYTASEPGEYRVGIKFNDQHIPDSPHKVYISPAVGDAHKLEVAQFPDSGVQPDKPATFLVRKNDAKGELDAKIVSPSGIEDDCFIQSIDSETYSVRFMARENGIHNIHLKFNGVHIPGSPFRIKVGKVDADPAALHAYGNGLTEIKTGQKTDFIIDTCNAGAGALAVSVDGPSRVAMDCTEVEEGYKVRYTPLVPGDYYISIKYNGYHIVGSPYKVPCTGADLAERGAQETSSVVVETVQKISKSKNVGPVLPLFKSDASKVTSKGMGLKKAYLGKQNQFTVHAGDAGNNILFVGIHGPKGPCEEVYVKHTGRHNYNVSYLVRERGDYIVLVKWGDDHIPGSPYKVEV; encoded by the exons ATGTTTTGGGAACAACCCGAAGAAGTGGTCACTACATGGCAAGAGTTGTCGACTTATTACTGCGCTTGGCTCAAAACTGTGACTTATAGCGAGTTTGATAGGGCAGAAAAGCCAATTTGTTACGCTCAAATATCGATCAAAGACGAAGCAGAAGAAGCGAAGGGGCCCGGACTGGACTTTCTTCCTCTAATCTTTCAGAGTATATTCCACGTCGAAACGAAAAAAG CTGAAGTCAAAATGCCGAGTGGAAACGTGGATAAGCCCGAAGTCGAGGACAACCGTGACGGAACCGTGTCCGTCAAGTACGCGCCCCGGGAGGAAGGTCTGCACGAAGTGTACATCAAGTTCAACGGCGAACATGTTCAAG GATCTCCCTTTAAATTCCACGTCGACTCCTTGTCGAGTGGATACGTGACCGCTTATGGCGCTGGACTTAGCCACGGCGTGTGCGGTGAGCCAGGAAACTTCACCATTTCCACAAAGGGTGCTGGTGCTGGCGGACTTTCTCTGGCAGTCGAAGGACCCAGCAAAGCTGAGATCTCCTGTCACGATAACAAGGATGGTACTGTGTCAGTCTCGTATCTGCCAACTGCTCCTGGAGAATACAAGATCTCGGTCAAATTTGCGGACAAGCACATAAAGGGCAGTCCCTACGTTGCAAAGATCACAG gGGAAGGTCGGAAGAGGAACCAGATATCCGTTGGTTCTTCAAGCGAGGTCACGCTGCCCGGCAAAGTATCCGATGAGGATATCCGTGCCCTGAACGCTTCCATTACAGCACCAAGTGGTTTAGAGGAGCCAGCGTTCCTGAAGAAGTTGCCAAGTGGAAACATGTGCGTTTCCTTTACGCCGCGAGAGTCCGGTGCGCATACCGTAGCCGTTAAGAGAATGGGGAAACACATCCCCAATTCGCCGTTCAAAATTGACGTAAAAGAACGGGAAGTCGGAGATGCGAAGAAGGTCAAGATAAGCGGAAACGCATTGAAGGAAGGTCAAACTCACGTCGACAACACTTTCTCGATCGACACAAGGAACGCAGGTTTCGGAGGCCTCTCACTGTCTATGGAAGGGCCCAGCAAGGCGGAGATTCAATGCAAGGATAACGACGACGGCACATTGAACATATCGTATAAGCCTACAGAGCCAGGATACTACATAATGAATCTGAAGTTTGCCGACCACCACGTCGAAGGGTCTCCGTTCACAGTCAAGGTATCAGGTGAAGGAAGCAACCGTCAACGTGAGAAGATTCAGCGACAGAGAGAAGCAGTGCCCATCACTGAGGTTGGAAGCCAGTGCAAGCTGACTTTCAAGATGCCCGGCATCACCTCCTTTGACCTTGCTGCAACCGTCACGTCACCGGGCGGAGTAACGGAGGATGCGGAGATAAAGGAGGTTGAGGACGGTCTCTACGCGGTGGCCTTCGTCCCGAAGGAACTCGGCGTTCACACCGTCTCCGTAAGGTACAAGGAGATGCATATTCCGGGCTCACCTTTCCAGTTCACCGTCGGTCCGCTGAGGGACGGTGGTGCCCATCGGGTCCATGCCGGTGGTCCGGGTCTTGAGAGAGGTGAGCAGGGTCAACCTTGCGAATTCAACATCTGGACACGGGAGGCGGGAGCAGGTACCTTAGCCGTGTCGGTCGAGGGTCCGAGCAAAGCCCAGATCGATTTCAAAGACCGGAAGGACGGAAGCTGTTACGTTAGCTACACAGCGTCGGAGCCTG GCGAATATCGGGTTGGGATCAAGTTCAACGATCAACACATCCCTGACTCACCCCACAAAGTATACATCTCCCCAGCGGTCGGCGATGCTCATAAACTGGAGGTGGCACAGTTTCCCGACAGTGGAGTGCAACCTGACAAACCAGCGACCTTCCTAGTTCGCAAAAATGATGCTAAGGGTGAATTGGACGCCAAG aTCGTATCCCCGAGCGGAATCGAAGACGACTGTTTCATCCAGTCGATCGACTCAGAAACGTACTCAGTGAGATTCATGGCACGGGAGAATGGAATCCACAACATCCACCTCAAGTTCAACGGCGTTCACATACCCGGTAGCCCGTTCCGTATCAAGGTCGGCAAGGTAGACGCAGACCCTGCAGCTCTTCACGCGTACGGAAACGGCTTGACGGAAATAAAGACTGGTCAGAAGACGGACTTTATTATTGACACTTGTAACGCTGGTGCCGGGGCACTTGCAGTATCGGTTGATGGGCCCAGCAGAGTTGCGATGGACTGCACAGAGGTTGAAGAAGGTTACAAGGTTAGATACACTCCATTGGTACCGGGTGACTACTACATCAGCATCAAGTACAACGGGTACCACATCGTCGGATCACCGTACAAGGTTCCATGCACTG GTGCCGACCTGGCTGAAAGGGGGGCGCAAGAAACTAGCTCAGTCGTGGTTGAGACCGTACAAAAAATCTCCAAGTCAAAGAACGTTGGACCAGTTCTTCCGCTCTTCAAGTCCGATGCTTCGAAGGTGACCAGCAAGGGTATGGGTTTGAAGAAGGCCTACCTCGGCAAACAGAATCAATTCACCGTTCACGCTGGTGATGCCG GCAACAACATCTTGTTCGTCGGAATTCATGGTCCCAAAGGCCCTTGCGAAGAGGTTTACGTCAAGCATACCGGAAGACACAATTATAACGTAAGTTACCTTGTCCGTGAACGTGGCGACTACATCGTCCTCGTTAAGTGGGGTGACGATCACATACCTGGTTCACCCTACAAGGTCGAAGTGTAA
- the LOC124411560 gene encoding filamin-A isoform X6 yields MPSGNVDKPEVEDNRDGTVSVKYAPREEGLHEVYIKFNGEHVQGSPFKFHVDSLSSGYVTAYGAGLSHGVCGEPGNFTISTKGAGAGGLSLAVEGPSKAEISCHDNKDGTVSVSYLPTAPGEYKISVKFADKHIKGSPYVAKITGEGRKRNQISVGSSSEVTLPGKVSDEDIRALNASITAPSGLEEPAFLKKLPSGNMCVSFTPRESGAHTVAVKRMGKHIPNSPFKIDVKEREVGDAKKVKISGNALKEGQTHVDNTFSIDTRNAGFGGLSLSMEGPSKAEIQCKDNDDGTLNISYKPTEPGYYIMNLKFADHHVEGSPFTVKVSGEGSNRQREKIQRQREAVPITEVGSQCKLTFKMPGITSFDLAATVTSPGGVTEDAEIKEVEDGLYAVAFVPKELGVHTVSVRYKEMHIPGSPFQFTVGPLRDGGAHRVHAGGPGLERGEQGQPCEFNIWTREAGAGTLAVSVEGPSKAQIDFKDRKDGSCYVSYTASEPGEYRVGIKFNDQHIPDSPHKVYISPAVGDAHKLEVAQFPDSGVQPDKPATFLVRKNDAKGELDAKIVSPSGIEDDCFIQSIDSETYSVRFMARENGIHNIHLKFNGVHIPGSPFRIKVGKVDADPAALHAYGNGLTEIKTGQKTDFIIDTCNAGAGALAVSVDGPSRVAMDCTEVEEGYKVRYTPLVPGDYYISIKYNGYHIVGSPYKVPCTGADLAERGAQETSSVVVETVQKISKSKNVGPVLPLFKSDASKVTSKGMGLKKAYLGKQNQFTVHAGDAGNNILFVGIHGPKGPCEEVYVKHTGRHNYNVSYLVRERGDYIVLVKWGDDHIPGSPYKVEV; encoded by the exons ATGCCGAGTGGAAACGTGGATAAGCCCGAAGTCGAGGACAACCGTGACGGAACCGTGTCCGTCAAGTACGCGCCCCGGGAGGAAGGTCTGCACGAAGTGTACATCAAGTTCAACGGCGAACATGTTCAAG GATCTCCCTTTAAATTCCACGTCGACTCCTTGTCGAGTGGATACGTGACCGCTTATGGCGCTGGACTTAGCCACGGCGTGTGCGGTGAGCCAGGAAACTTCACCATTTCCACAAAGGGTGCTGGTGCTGGCGGACTTTCTCTGGCAGTCGAAGGACCCAGCAAAGCTGAGATCTCCTGTCACGATAACAAGGATGGTACTGTGTCAGTCTCGTATCTGCCAACTGCTCCTGGAGAATACAAGATCTCGGTCAAATTTGCGGACAAGCACATAAAGGGCAGTCCCTACGTTGCAAAGATCACAG gGGAAGGTCGGAAGAGGAACCAGATATCCGTTGGTTCTTCAAGCGAGGTCACGCTGCCCGGCAAAGTATCCGATGAGGATATCCGTGCCCTGAACGCTTCCATTACAGCACCAAGTGGTTTAGAGGAGCCAGCGTTCCTGAAGAAGTTGCCAAGTGGAAACATGTGCGTTTCCTTTACGCCGCGAGAGTCCGGTGCGCATACCGTAGCCGTTAAGAGAATGGGGAAACACATCCCCAATTCGCCGTTCAAAATTGACGTAAAAGAACGGGAAGTCGGAGATGCGAAGAAGGTCAAGATAAGCGGAAACGCATTGAAGGAAGGTCAAACTCACGTCGACAACACTTTCTCGATCGACACAAGGAACGCAGGTTTCGGAGGCCTCTCACTGTCTATGGAAGGGCCCAGCAAGGCGGAGATTCAATGCAAGGATAACGACGACGGCACATTGAACATATCGTATAAGCCTACAGAGCCAGGATACTACATAATGAATCTGAAGTTTGCCGACCACCACGTCGAAGGGTCTCCGTTCACAGTCAAGGTATCAGGTGAAGGAAGCAACCGTCAACGTGAGAAGATTCAGCGACAGAGAGAAGCAGTGCCCATCACTGAGGTTGGAAGCCAGTGCAAGCTGACTTTCAAGATGCCCGGCATCACCTCCTTTGACCTTGCTGCAACCGTCACGTCACCGGGCGGAGTAACGGAGGATGCGGAGATAAAGGAGGTTGAGGACGGTCTCTACGCGGTGGCCTTCGTCCCGAAGGAACTCGGCGTTCACACCGTCTCCGTAAGGTACAAGGAGATGCATATTCCGGGCTCACCTTTCCAGTTCACCGTCGGTCCGCTGAGGGACGGTGGTGCCCATCGGGTCCATGCCGGTGGTCCGGGTCTTGAGAGAGGTGAGCAGGGTCAACCTTGCGAATTCAACATCTGGACACGGGAGGCGGGAGCAGGTACCTTAGCCGTGTCGGTCGAGGGTCCGAGCAAAGCCCAGATCGATTTCAAAGACCGGAAGGACGGAAGCTGTTACGTTAGCTACACAGCGTCGGAGCCTG GCGAATATCGGGTTGGGATCAAGTTCAACGATCAACACATCCCTGACTCACCCCACAAAGTATACATCTCCCCAGCGGTCGGCGATGCTCATAAACTGGAGGTGGCACAGTTTCCCGACAGTGGAGTGCAACCTGACAAACCAGCGACCTTCCTAGTTCGCAAAAATGATGCTAAGGGTGAATTGGACGCCAAG aTCGTATCCCCGAGCGGAATCGAAGACGACTGTTTCATCCAGTCGATCGACTCAGAAACGTACTCAGTGAGATTCATGGCACGGGAGAATGGAATCCACAACATCCACCTCAAGTTCAACGGCGTTCACATACCCGGTAGCCCGTTCCGTATCAAGGTCGGCAAGGTAGACGCAGACCCTGCAGCTCTTCACGCGTACGGAAACGGCTTGACGGAAATAAAGACTGGTCAGAAGACGGACTTTATTATTGACACTTGTAACGCTGGTGCCGGGGCACTTGCAGTATCGGTTGATGGGCCCAGCAGAGTTGCGATGGACTGCACAGAGGTTGAAGAAGGTTACAAGGTTAGATACACTCCATTGGTACCGGGTGACTACTACATCAGCATCAAGTACAACGGGTACCACATCGTCGGATCACCGTACAAGGTTCCATGCACTG GTGCCGACCTGGCTGAAAGGGGGGCGCAAGAAACTAGCTCAGTCGTGGTTGAGACCGTACAAAAAATCTCCAAGTCAAAGAACGTTGGACCAGTTCTTCCGCTCTTCAAGTCCGATGCTTCGAAGGTGACCAGCAAGGGTATGGGTTTGAAGAAGGCCTACCTCGGCAAACAGAATCAATTCACCGTTCACGCTGGTGATGCCG GCAACAACATCTTGTTCGTCGGAATTCATGGTCCCAAAGGCCCTTGCGAAGAGGTTTACGTCAAGCATACCGGAAGACACAATTATAACGTAAGTTACCTTGTCCGTGAACGTGGCGACTACATCGTCCTCGTTAAGTGGGGTGACGATCACATACCTGGTTCACCCTACAAGGTCGAAGTGTAA